CCCTTGTATTACAATACTAACCATCTTGAATGGCGATGTTGTCTGAAAAGAACGTATACTGTCACGACAGGCTCCCAAACGTTTTCTCCACAGAGACCCGCAGTAAAGAGCCCGTTTTCACAAAAGATACACAAGCGGGCTCTAACTATTTACGAATTAGTCTGGTTTACATTTCCACGCGGCTTACTTTACCACAAGTATGGGGAAGGAGTCAGACGTTAGTGCTACTTACTAGTCATTGCATGGGTTGAGGCGAGCATTGACACCGCTTTACACCTAggcttaaaaaaacattttaatgagGAAGTAACTTGAGCGAGCAGATAGAGCTAGAGGGGGCTAACTAGCTGGCTGCATAAGTGCAATCCTCAACTACAGCTGCATGCTGTGACTGTTCTGTTTTCACACTTGTATCTACTTTGCCTAACTTCGCTGTTTGGGTGGAAGAAGTCATTGTGGAAAAAACCGGATCAGAGTCTGCTGAAATCctacaagtttgtttttcaacGAACATAAAGCATGTCTAAAAACACCGGGAGAACCCAGTTTCGGAATGTTGACGTCGACCAATTTGACGAAAACAACTTTCAAGATGACCAAACAGACGAGGAAGTGAAGGGACCGGATGAGGCTGAAGTGCAGAACTTTCTGAGCAAATATCCTTTGAATTGATTCGAACAAAATTAGTTATTAAAAAGTCTGCATGTAGATTTTAAATCCTTTTTTCACACATTATAATTTTGTCTGATCATTTCCAACCACGGGGCCACGCCTCCCTTTATTAATTTGATTGAATTGTCATGATCTTATTCTATCGATGGTAGTAGCCCAGCAATAATTGGTCCAATCATGGAGGTCTtttgctacctccatggtccaatccactccgtatcttAGGccggggataactttccgtatggcgccaccactttttcactcattttttacaaaaagggatatatcaatcaggtaaattagatactatgttattttatttcgaatgaaaaagtggtggcgccatacggaaacttttccagcacggataactttccgtatggcgccaccactttttcactcatttttacaaaaagggatatctcattgaggtaaattagatactatcctggtactcctagaactatttcagaaaatgggggaaaacggattgttatgaagtgtgtgtgtttcaagggggtggggtgttttactttcatgcttttatgatatctctggattctaatatagtagccaaaatgccttaggacaaaaatgtaattaaatttgttgagtagtaattgaataatatttttgattcattttgcacgccatactagcttctgaatattcaataaaataccaaccaatgaaaggtgtgaaaacatatgacgttgctccaatgtcgtgcatgcatttataagcactgttaatggcggactgtctctcgcaacataaaaccaaaactttaaaaatttaaacacaccatgaagtgtaagtgttattgttaaaacatTGGAAAgatggtttgaaaaaaaaatatttagtttttgattgtgaatttttttcctgttatcctactgaaaacacatgacaccaggatgtattatttcatatcgaatgaaaaagtggtggcgccatacggaaattttTCCCCCAGCACTATTGATATCAAAATCTttcgttttatttttgttgggtTCCCGGTTCCCTTAACATGCTTAACCACTTAACAATGATGGTTCGTTTCAATTGCTACAATAgtccgatccagtaggctccacccacgacgcacgtatgagcaagaacatgtggggCTCTcgaatgcctttctgcacaactcagCCGCGCGCGCCAAcatacgcgcatgcatgtcggaccttatttgtcggaccttcgttgcgttgtgattggtcaatacgcaatggggcggagcttagtggatcggtctattgaaaGAACTAGACTAATTATGAGAACATGTGTACTGTGTGCGAAAACGAGCAAGTTGTTGAGAAAGTGCACCttcaaaattcatttgatttttactcaaGGTGTGATGTTTGTTTGAACAAATCTAGCCGTAGGGCTATCTACAACTTCAGAAGCATTAGATCGGAAAGTTTTATGATGCAGATCAGTGCAGATcagggtttttttgtttttgtttttttaagcaaaagattttgaggtaaaaacaaagaaaattttaaGCTTGCATTGTCAAGCTTTATACCTTACCAGGGCTAGGCACTCAGCAGGTTTggatataatattattatatgcattctgagaaacatttcatttaaaagtTCTCAATCTCAATTATGTAAAAATACATCACTTGTTATCCCCCAAATTTGGATAATATTCGCTCTGAActttggctatggctgggtgataccccccaaaaaaggaccactttttaaaataaaagtctCAGGCAGAGTCTCAGGCAGAGAATCTTGTCGCCGACCCATGACCATGGTCACATTCTTGATGTTTTCATCGTACGCATTGCTGACGGCAATTTCTTCTCTGACCTTGATGTTGTTCCTGGCATTTCTGACCACTCTGCCATCGTAGGCCAGTTACACTTGGAAAAGCCATGCCCCGTCTGTCGAACAAAAGTCCTGAGAAACATCAAAGCCATTGATAGACTTTCCTTCGCTGCGGATGTTCAACAGAGTAACATTATAGCGAGCTGTTCTGATGGGATTGCCAATCTGATTGATTGCTATAATTCCACCCTTAAAACTTTACTGGATGTGCATGCTCCTGCTAAATCTCGCCCCGTCAAGTTTCGCCCTCATGCCCCATGGTACAACCCCACTGTTACCGTCGAGAAACGAAAACGGAGACAACTGGAAAAAAGGTGGCGATCCTCTGGATTGGAGGTGGATCGTGACCTTTACTGCAAGCAACGTCAGCACGTCAGTTCCCTCAACTGCAAGTATAAACATGCTTATTATAATGAAGTTGTTGATGACTGTGGAAATGACACAAAACGTCTGTTTCGTGTGGCTAATCAACTTCTTAATCGCAAGCAAGCTTCTCCACTTCCTACTCACAGTTGCAGTATATCTCTTGCTCGGCTCTTTGGTGAGTTCTTCACAAACAAGATCGATTCTATATGCACCAGCCTATCTCCTGACGTCTCGCAACGACCTTCTAGAACAATTACAGTTTTCGATTCCTTTGAGCCTACTTCTACAGAGGAAATTGAGTCTCTCATTCGTCACACTCCTGCAAAATTTTGTGACTTGGACCCCAACCCCACTATGTTGTTGAAAGATTGTTCTCATATATTTGCACCCATTGTTGCGGAGATTGTTAATTTGAGTATGAACAATGGTGTTGTTCCTGCAGCTCTCAAGATAGCCCACGTTCATCCTACACTCAAAAAATCGTCTTTAAATCCTGAATTGCTCAAAAACTACCGTCCTATCTCGAATCTTCCATACATATCCAAGGTACTCGAACGAGTGGTCTTCTCAAGACTGTCAGACTACCTCCGTGAAAACAATCTTCTCGACAGTCGACAGTCTGCGTATCGGGCACACCACAGTGTTGAGACACTCCTCGTGAACTTATCTAATGACATTCTCATGGAGATGGACCTTGGGCGGATAACTGTCTTAGTTTCGTTAGACCTTTCATCCGCTTTCGACACTGTTCATCATGACATTCTCTTAAATATTCTCTCATCCCTTGGTATTCAAGACGTTGTGCTAGATTGGTTAAAATCCTACCTGACTGATCGCCAGCAAGTCATGTACATAAATGGGACTCAATCTGATCCTGTCTCCTTGAACTGTGGTGTCCCACAAGGTTCAGTTGGTGGGCCAATGTTATTTTCTATATATTTGAGTGAACTAAGGGATGTTTTTGATCGCCATCACATTAGATACCATTGCTATGCTGATGATGTTCAAATCTATGTTTCTTTTGTTCCTAATCAACAGAATGCTTCTAGTGCCATCCACAAACTAGAATCATGCTTAGTTGATGTCATACAATGGATGGGATCCCATTCACTCAAGTTAAACAATGAAAAATCTGAAATGATTTTACTTGGTTCTGTAGCTCATCTGGCTAAGGTCAAAGTCTCTCATAtcaacattggtaattgtaaaattaAGCCTTCTGTAGTCTGTAAAAATCTAGGTGTTACATTTGACTCTGCTATGTCTATGTCTAACCAGGTTTCTAACATATGTAAATCAGTTTGGTGTCAATTATGAAATCTGGGGTTTATCCGTAAATACTTAACTTGTTCTACCGCAGAAAAGATTGTTCATGGTCTGATTTCTTCCCGATTTGATTATTGTAATTCTCTCTTCTGTCTTCTACAACAGAATCAAATCTCTCATTTGCAACGACTGCAAAACACTGCAGCTCGGCTGGTCACTTTGTCCTCCAGGAGAACCCATATCACTCCGGTTTTAAATGCTCTTCACTGGCTCCCTGTTCAATATCACattcaatacaaattacttctgcttgtttttcattctttacATGGTTCTGCTCCTCAGTATAATTGTCAATTAATTACCCGTTACAATCCTTCCAGATGTCTTAGATCATCCACTTCGTCACTACTGGTTGTTCCTCACACCCACAACAATTGGGGTGACAGGGCTTTTTCTCATGCTGGTCCTTTACTTTGGAATAATCTGCCTCTTAATATCCGTAACATGTCCTCTATTCATAAGTTCAAAGAGGCCCTCAAAACCCACTTTTTCACAGCtgcttttcattaattttgtgtttcttccttgtgccatgagcatcacttgtggtggataccggcgcactataagtgttcatattattattattattatagtcagatgttagttttattgtcacatctaaacttacatacatgtttatgtatatgggattaaaacaatcaaaaggttccagaaaccaaaggtatacttgaccttttaaaggcagtcgacactattggtaattactaaaaataatttttaccataaacctttcttgattacgagtaatggggagaggttgatagtataaaacattgtgagaaacagctccctctgaagtgacctagtcttcgagaaagaagtaattttccacgaattcgattttgagtAAATGATTTGTATAAATACATGATTCAATTATGCCAATGAATACCATAGACAGAATCAAGTTCAGTTTGTTTCAGTGTTATGTTCTTAACTGTATGATGGCAGCACAAAGAACTATGAAGATGCATTGAAAGCTGTGTTAAGAAATCCTCCAATAGGCTCCAAGAATCAAGCTGTTAAGGTAGGTAATCATATGTGCACTTTagtatcagggcccaattcatagcgctgcttaacggtaagtgaatttttgtgcttactgtagcagaaaaaaataagtgctagcttatttcacaggttagcaggaaaaTTAGGTGACCATAATTGCACATTCAACGtagatttgcattgtgatgtcatttgtttttgtgcagtaagcaccagaaggttagcacgccttttcatgtgcttacggttagcagcgctatgaattgGGACtcctacagtaagcacaaaattctgaTTTTGCCGAGAAGCACTGgcacacctacatgtatgctctGATTAAAAAGAAGCCATGGAATGTCCATGAACCATTTGAAACTTTAACTTACGACTGTGGAGTGTTTGATCTGGGATGCAGTTTGCATCTTGGGGTTTGATTTGAGGATCTGTTCAGCAGTAGTCCCCATCTCAAGGTTTGAACATTCACCTTTTTATGTCTCaacctcatcatcatcatgctgGTTCACTTTGTCTTTGGGCATCATACCTATCCTGTTGCTGATAGGTCACAGGTCACAGCCactcaaacaaaattttaatatcCATTTCATGCTTTGTTGTTTTTCATGTGTCGGCTTGAATTTCTCGAAAAACAAAGACTTTTTTGTTAGACAAGTCAAACCGTAGGTGCAAACTCCTCATATTTATTTGTATGAACTTTACGCCTTTTTTTGCAATGTGCGATTGGAATAAATTGTAATACTATGTACATGCGCATATTTACAGACTTCTTGTGTGTTCCCCACATTAAGGCATACACAAACTACACATGCATGCTATTATATAAGCCTCGGACGAAGTTTACACCTCATCCATTGTCTGTACGAAGTAGAAACAGAAATAAGCTAAATATACCATTCAGCACAAGGTCCATAACCAAAGCAGAAAAACCTGCACCGGTCAATCATTATTCTTGTATTTGAACAAATGTTAAATTAAGAAAGTgctgtatatttttatatatatttttttacatatgAACAGTCATTctaaaaaggggggggggggcaaagttGTGATTTATAAAATATACAACTTGATTGACTGAGTTTGCTCATTTTCTGGTTTGTTGAAATGAAATAACCATTCAGATCTAGATCATGTAGGTTGCTAGAATTTGGAGTAAAGAatgcatgattttgttttgcaggaTAAAGCCTTCAATCTTGTCATGAGGGTGCTAACAGCTTTTAAAACCACTGATGTCGAGAAAGTAGTGAATAGCCTGGATAATGATACCATTGACATTCTCATGAAGTATATCTACAAGGGATTCTCATCTCCAACAGAAAACAGCAGTGCCATTTTACTGACATGGCATGAGAAggtaaatatttaatttgtgACTTAAAGCTAGCTAGGGCTTTAACATTGCACACAGGAAATGATTTGTGATGGAGTGCATCAGTTTGAAAAgttgttgtctttgtttgtttgtttgtttgtttgtttgtttgtttgtttgtttgtttgtttgttcgtttgttcgtttgttcgtttgttcgtttgttcgtttgttcgtttgttcgtttgttcgttcgttcgttcgttcgttcgttcgttcgttcgttcgttcgttcgttcgttcgttcgttcgttcgttcgttcgttcgttcgttcgttcgttcgttcgttcgttcgtttgtgggtttttttgtggttttttttgttggggggggagggggttgatGTGGTGTTTCTTTGGGGGGGGACTGGGAGGCATTATTTTGACTGTGCAAGGGGttagaataaaaatatgaatgcCCTGTTAACATGAACATATATTGCCATTATTTTGACAGATCCAAGTTTTGTTGGCTTATTGGGTTACATTGCACGTGTATGTGAAGCTTAAAGCTGTAAAAGTGTAGGAAGTGGACTAGTGCATGTTTACGCTTCAGGATTAAACCTTACAATGAACTCCTTTTTgtctatagaccaatccgacaaaAAAGAatttggtagcgccctctattgaaaaattaacaactgcagtgtctttttgtgcataaACTAGGCactgaagacaccgcagcaagTGACGCGCGGTGCTTAACACTTGCGCGCCTGGgcgcgtcggattggtctatatcTGGTAAACAGTTTTTTAGTATGCTTTTTGTAAAGTGGCCTACTGGGCTTCATGTAGTAAACTCTGTATTTTACTTGCCTTTAGGAAGTTTTACTAGTATCTCACATGGCAAGTTGAGTACAAGTTGAGTACTGGTGTTTACAAGCCtacagcaattttgttttcaagacaATGTATGCTGGACTAGCTGGAACCTAATCATTCTATTACACATTTTAATCAATTTATTCAGTAATTGTTTAAATGGTGTTTCTTGTTAAATGATCTGCCCTTGTGCTTTAAATACTCAtaaatcatacatgtattttgtgtcTGTGTTTTCTTTATAGGTATATGCTGTTGGTGGTCTGGGAACTATTGTAAGAGTGCTTACTGATAGGAAAGGCATCTAATTGTGCAGAGTCCAGATTTTTCAGCTTTATGCAGTGGCAAGATAATTGATAAATAATGTATGCATGTATGCCCATGTATAAACAAATTTTGCTATAGCCCGAAACATGTACTACACGTGCACACGTATACTACTATATCCTATGTGTTTTTTTTGGtagttcatgtttttgttttatttctatagttttatttattaatttcactgaTCAAGGCTGAGGCAAACTGAAAGAAAGGGAGCTCCATTAATTACcccagaaaacatttttttaaggaGTTTTTAAAGAGCCGCACCACTAAAAACAATACGTGTATATTGAACTCACATTGGAtctaaaaggttttatgcattGGTGTTTGTTTACCGGTTAAAGTAAAAATGCACAACTAAAACTCTTACATAAATTTCAACCATGGTTGAATTTTGATAATACATTTCAGCATGCACAAATAATAtgacaaacatttcaaaaaaaataagGTAAATGAAAATAAGCTTTCACTTgcacaagtttttttaaatttacttctttattcAGAGAGTTGTGTGACCTTTTACTGAACTTATCTTTGGcacttatgtacatgtatagatgcTTCATGCTCATACAAATCATCAACTTGAAACATTATATTCTGTAATACTGTTGAACACTTCAAGCAAGCACTGATAGCTTTCACATACCCCTCACTCTCACTTGCCCTTGGGCAAAGCTTGCCCTTGTAACTGCTCAGGAAATAGTACTTTGTTCGCTTAAAATTATGTTATGATAAAGGGTTTCCTGATTGATTCCCCTTCAGGTTGGCATTCCCTTTTATACATTGAACATTTAATATTATAAGATCATTTTGAATAAGATGGACATTTATACTCAAGTGtttgttcaaaataataaaaacagacaAGGAAAAGTGTaggtgtaaacaaaaaaatgccaTAGGAAAATCATTGCGATATAAATGACTTGGCAAGTACATTACAGTACACAGCAAAGTGAACTATAGTAGAGTTGTCAGCCTGTAATGCACTTATTTAGGTTTAATAATTAGGACTTATTTAggttaaataattaaataaatttatttacgCTTCAACAACCATGACCACAGTGAAAAGGCTTTGTGGCAATCCAAAACAACTGTTTACATAAGTTTTGTGATTACATTCTCAACAACATATTATGTTCATGATCATAAAAtgattgcaaaaacaaaatctcaatCATGTAAAGCCCCATCAAATAAAACTCCATATGGGCCCACAAAGGTCTCGAAATattgagacttgcacagtctataccAACCACGTACAATGTCTTGGTGGGCTTCAATTCTACAACTGTTAATTAAATCCCCCATGTAGAAAGGAAAGGTAgaaatttaatctgaaaatGCCCTCTAATTGCTAAACATTTAATGGACTTACATACcgaatttaattgaattatttaaacaaaatcagttaCACCgtgtacacaaacaaaataaatgtttacaatgcAGATATGAAAACCCTGTTTTATAGaatgtcaaaaaccagtgtGTAGTAGTTTGAAAgtgttcaaattgttttattagtcAGGCAGGAAAATGTAAGGACAATTTCGACCAATTTTATTTCTCTATGTATCACTTAATTTGCTAGATGATGAGGTAGCATGATTTATGTATTATACAAGTAAAGTAATCTGCATCGCTGAGGTATAATGACTCACTCTACATGTACTTATTCCAGAGTTACTTTTGAAATCCACTTTCATGTAGGTGAATACATGCTTTATTAGACTGATGAACTTATTTTGTATGAGAGTACAGTTCGTTTCTAGGTTAGAAGCTTCAATATTGGCCAACTTGATCAATTTTTGATAGAgttcttttttaattaatttgtggGGCTTTAGCTAGAGGTAGTTGTCAAATAcaattattctcacttggtgtatcccaacacataaaataaaacacatgtGAATTTTGGGGCTCAATTGGGCATtgatttgcaagagaatagtgaaagaaaaaacacccttgttgcaccaccgtgtgtgctttcagcagatgcataataaaaggcatcagctgaagtcttttattatttgagcgagaaattacctcaaaagctatgttacttcagagggagccgtttctcacactatttttataccattaacagctctccgttgtcCGTTACCAactacgtttttatgctaacaatttgggctcaatagcAAGTCCTCTTTCACTTTTTCACTTTGAAAATAAGGATCGATAGCATGGCAATGTATTTATAATaagcaattgttttgagtaaataccaatagtgttacAGTGCCTAAAGGGCTGATTCAACCGTACCCCGATTCCTAccaaaacatgtacattgttcaaTCATTTTGATAAAAAGTATGCAATGGCAAGTCCTCTTTCACTCTTTCACTGTGAAAATAAGAATCGATAGCATGGTAATTTGGCACAATATACCGtacctagcccaccttgttgagctgttaatggctccgcttttaacatcggtctcatcactgctACCATGTCACTGtcgtgatgagaccgatgttaagtAATAAAAATGGAAGTAACAACCACTTTATCAATACTTATGTTGCCTCTCCATgactattatataaaataatgattgtgCAAAAGTATTGATATAAAATGTGGTGGACATGGGGATGTGTGTGTACCAGTTGAACCATTGGAAAGATGAACAAATAACTCGCATTTTGCACATATCAAAGTGTTATTAAGATGATCATTGATTGTGGTAAACTTCATTTTGATATAAATTTTGTGTCTTAGAtgctcagtttttttttaaagggttgaattaaaggaacactttgccttggatcggtcaagtttgtctttgaaaagcttttgtaatgtttgttataaaatgtatatgattagaaagatattttaaaagtagaatataatgatccacacaaattttcctcgaaattgcgtagttttccttttactttgcgaacttatacacggtcggccattatgggatcaaaaatttgactcccatgaatggccgaccgtgttactcggcaaggtaaaaggaaaaccacacaatttcgagtcatacttgtgtggatcattatattgtacttttaaaatatctttctaatcatatgcatttcataacaaacggttacatacgcttttcaaagaccaactcgcccgaaccaaggcaacgtgttcctttaacggtGGATTTCACCCGTACAAGTTTCTTTTTAACTGAATGAGGTTTGTTGTTGTAGTGGCGCTGAATTTAGGTACAAAAATCTTCATTGTTTTATAAGTTTCGTCACGGTGGACTTTCCTATCATGATTAtttaggcgctatacaaatcaAGGCTGTTTTGCGCTGTCCCCTTTGCATATGGGAGTCGAGTGGGGCACCATTATTTTTGACACTAGAAGAAGAGGACGGAGTTTAATTTCAACATAACAACTAATACagaaattagtttccattgacCCATAAAATAGGCCTAGAGAGGAAAAAACAATGAATTATCGTCAAAGTTCAACAATTATTTACAGGAAAGCTGAAAAACAGGAGATGTGTGACGAAGGATTGCCTATGACAGGTTTTTACAGGGAACCCAAAGTCAAGATTGATCGGTGGTTGTTTTGTAATAAAGAAATCGGATGTTGACATAGATCAAACAAAGTTCCACAATTACCGGAATGTCATAACAGAAAGGACTGGCAGCGGGGTACTCCCTCAGAAgtttgaactttaaaaaaagttagggggatttttgttttgtttaatactttTGTAATTGTGGGCCATGAGAAAACTCGAAACGAAATTCCGATTTGTAGGCCTATAGCGTTTCGATGTTTGTCGCCATGGGCTACTTCGTCCTAATTGCTGTTATGCTCTACCCGACTTTGTTTAGTCATTGTTCAAAAGtagaaatattgttttaattggGATGGgggaaagcaaaacaaaatgtgaagacCAACCACACTGAGTGTGCGGTGCAATAGGCCTACTACACAACCAAGGcgttttgaatttgatttaggcGAAAAGTACTTTGCACAAGTTCCGTGGAAAATAAATTATGCAATGTTTGAATTCAAAAAACTCGGACCagatatttcttttgttttgaattattgCGTCTGTCTAGAACAGGCG
This sequence is a window from Asterias rubens chromosome 19, eAstRub1.3, whole genome shotgun sequence. Protein-coding genes within it:
- the LOC117303169 gene encoding actin-related protein 2/3 complex subunit 5-B-like — protein: MSKNTGRTQFRNVDVDQFDENNFQDDQTDEEVKGPDEAEVQNFLSKKNYEDALKAVLRNPPIGSKNQAVKDKAFNLVMRVLTAFKTTDVEKVVNSLDNDTIDILMKYIYKGFSSPTENSSAILLTWHEKVYAVGGLGTIVRVLTDRKGI